Within Nitrospirota bacterium, the genomic segment AAAGAACAATGGAGTATTGGTAAAAACCATGGGAGACGGCTCACTTTCTTACTTTACAAATTCAAATGATGCTCTGGCCTCAGCAATACAAATTATAGGAGATGCGGCATTAGCTAATAAATATATAAAGCCCGGCCACAGACTAAACTTTCGCATAGGGATCCACAAGGGTAAGTGTATGGTGGAGAAAAATGATATTTTTGGCGATGTGGTAAATGTTGCATCGCGGTTTGAGAAATTAGCAGTCCCCGGTGAGATTGCTCTTTCAGAAAATGCCTATATCAGTTTGTGTCCGGAGTTACAATCGAGGTGCAAACTTGACACTATAACCAACATAGACGGTAAGAAGGCGCCTTTCAAATTATACCGGTGTGATACCGGAGTGCTTAATGAATCAGAAAAAAAATGCTATCAAGCTGATTATATTCCATATTCACTGTTAAAAGACAAATTGAATCCTCAGGAGGTATTTTCCATAACTGCCGGCGAGCTCATTATCGGACGCTCTAATAAGTGTGACATTGTTCTTAAGGAGGAGTATATTTCAAGGCAGCACGCAAAAATCATAAGAGACCATGATTCCGTCGTCATTGAAAACTTAAACAGCATGGCTGGAATTTGCATTAACGGTGAGAAAATTACGCATCCGCACAGATTAAAAAACGGCGATGAACTCAGGTTTGGCAATAAAATTATGATCTATGAAAATCCTATGGAGGAAGACGGTGGGTCAACCGTTCCAATATTGTAGCTTAAATGTTTAGATTTCTTAAAATATGTAATTTTACCCATCAGTGCTTATTAGCTTTTAACATGTAAAGATTTATCTTGTAAAGACTTGAATCAGTAAAAAACCATCCCTCATCTTTAGTGTTTGAAAAAAGATAATTATTAATGTTCCCATTACCTAAAAGTCTGCGTGTCCCGGACTCATTAGTAGTATTATCAGTAACAGATAAAGTCTGTTTTCCCTTATTATAACTTAGAACAACAGATTGTCCAGGAATCCTGGATGATACGTTATCTGCAGCTTGCATCATTTTTTGCTTTAAATACTCTTCAAGGTCAACATCACATCTTTTTTTAAGTAAATCACTGGAATCTTTAGTATTTGTTATCAGTTTAATTTCATTAAAGTTTATACCGCCTTTACTATCCCTTGCAATCATGATAAAACCAGCGGTAAGATCTTTCAGGAATAAGCATAAGGAGTCTTTTGAATACCGCAAATCGGTAACGTTCAAAATATTCCAAAAACGAGAATTAAATCCAAAATCAAAACTATTATTATCGTTTTTCATGGTCACTTTACTCTCTTGTTTCCTTTCAGGAATCTCAAAGCGGAAAATATCCGGGTTAAACGTAACCTGCCTGTTTTCGACTGCTTCTACAGCCATACTTTCATCTACAGCTATACTTTCATCTCTCTGTGTTTCGTTTAAATTGTGGAATTTATCGTTAGAAGCCTTTGCATAGCACTGTCCTTTAAAGTTTATTACCCTTTTGAAGGACTCATCGAACCTATACAATGAATTCGTACCAGGGAGACTAAGTATGTTGTAAGGGCCTTGGTTAGACTTAAATACGCTTCGCACACCTAAGTCGGTTGCCAGCTTCAGGGTTTGCGTGCCTGCACTATCGGAACAAAAAGCAGCATCCCTGACAACGTCAAAACTGAATTTGTTGTCCTTAATCAGGTTTTTCTTTGAAAAGGCATTGATTCCAGATGGCTGCAGGATTAACGGTGAACTTCTGTCCTCAATAACTTCTATACTCTCCCATTTCATGTCAGGCAGAGAGAGCGTTACGCCTGGATGAGTAAATTTTGAATTGTCACATGGGTGCCTTACCAGTTGGTTTTTTTCAACAATATAGCAAACATTATTAATCCTTGTATCTATAACACCATTTAATGAACTAACCCTGTCCCCTGTGCGTGCATATATTCCTTCTGGCAGAGGGTAATAATCTGTAAGTTTAAGTTTGGAGTCGTAAATGCCAAGCCCAGAGTACGTTAAAATGGCAAGCTTGTCGTTTTCTATGGGAGCAGCATCGTAACTACTATAAAAAGGGAGCCTTCCTTCGTGTAACCATTTAGCAAAACCGTATGATTTGTCATTTAT encodes:
- a CDS encoding FHA domain-containing protein, with amino-acid sequence MLYFEDQLNKGLRIFVIELCAFISKTLLELYGEHWRDKLSSQLKSSALFSEVKEDNTGNILLSFEQISNVIEELWNDCFLTVFKNKNETMKNLRDINSIFIIATQTRDTIAANDVWRALNSMASLIKHINKDTAIEIYAIINNEVLHRDSETSTPKTVEIPPTEEAFFNHSNDARLSETLSIDDINKLYEERRKIDKKLEDKLKKDLAVMFTDLKGSTSLADLEGDISARILLQKNEEIITPIIRKNNGVLVKTMGDGSLSYFTNSNDALASAIQIIGDAALANKYIKPGHRLNFRIGIHKGKCMVEKNDIFGDVVNVASRFEKLAVPGEIALSENAYISLCPELQSRCKLDTITNIDGKKAPFKLYRCDTGVLNESEKKCYQADYIPYSLLKDKLNPQEVFSITAGELIIGRSNKCDIVLKEEYISRQHAKIIRDHDSVVIENLNSMAGICINGEKITHPHRLKNGDELRFGNKIMIYENPMEEDGGSTVPIL